The Amaranthus tricolor cultivar Red isolate AtriRed21 chromosome 14, ASM2621246v1, whole genome shotgun sequence DNA window ATTCTGTTTGATGCTCATTTACCAATTACAGCATCAAATATGAGTTTCGAACTTTTGCTAAAGGCATGTGTTTACTTGTTGAATTGGCATAGGTTCCAGGTATTGTCTTTGCACGAGGACCAGCTGTAGCCGTCCTTATCCTTTTGGAGTGTGAGGATGAGACTTATGCCGTTCTCACTGAACAGGTATCTTTCTTCCTTGTAATCCAAGATACCGGAACTTTATTTACTGATACATGGTTATGATTATGAATGTCTTGATTCTTATTTTAGAAACAATGATCCAGATGAAAGATGCCATGCTTCAAGTCTATCAACTCCTAGTTGATGTTGAGCATTAAACTCTCAAATGCTGTAAAATTCTCAACTCTAATGGATATTCTGTTGGTGCAAGGTTAGGGTTCCAGTTGGGCGTTTTGTTTTGGAATTGCCGGCTGGGATGTTGGATGATGAAGAGGGTGATTTCATCGGTACCGCAGTTCGTGAGGTCTCTTGTTTGCCTTTATCCCCCCTCCCTTCCCCTCTCCTCTTTCAGTTTggtatttttgttttgttttctattCATTTGTGTTTATGTGTCTAATGGGATTCTTTATCTCCTATTTTTTGAAAGCTCTGTTCTTGTTGTGCATCGTGTAGAACTGATGTCACTGTGTTTATTCTGGGCAATCTTTATATGTTATCTCCTCATTGGGAAGTTAAGGATTTATCCTTTTCAACTCTTTTTCTGTCTAgccttgtttatttttagaaagttcaATCTAGTAAAATTTAGTCTTAATTAGTACTTAAAATGTTGTACTTAAGCTCAGTTTCTAGTTCATTTCAGCACTTAAATTCAGTGTAGCACTGATAATTTTGCTATAATAAAGTTCAGCTCTGTAGTATAAGTTCTGTGGAGTCCAGTTGAGTCAAAGACAACACGCCTTAAATTGTTTAAATATTGTTTATGTTactatatttgttattttatgcTTACATTCCAAAATTAGACTCGCGAGGACTCCTAAATATGGATGTCTCATAGTATTATATGATCATGATGCGTACGACAGGTTGAAGAGGAAACTGGTATACACTTGAATAAAGAGGATACAATTGAGCTAACAGCCTTTCTAGAACCATCAACTGGGAGAAAAGTTTTTCCATCAGCGGTTAGTTGATTCCTAATCCTTTCAtctatccttttttgtataatgTGACCTTGCCTCTAAGATCTAAATCGTTGTCATTATGTTTTTCTATGTTAGGGAGGTTGCGATGAGGAAATAGCTGTCTTTTTGTATCAAACACGGGTGAGTAAAGAGATCATACAGCAGCTTCAAGGTAAGAGAACCGGTCTGCAAGAGCACGGTGAGCTGATTAAAGTGCATGTAGTCCCATATAAACAACTTTGGCGCGCCACAGCTGATAGCCAAGTTCTTATGGCCATTGCCCTCTATGAAATGGCCAAAAGAGATGGACTGTTACCAAAATCTTGATTGTTTACCTATGCATCTAAAGATTAGTATCAAAAGCTTTTTAGTTGAGTATTTTTAGGAGACATGTGCATATTTGGTATTGAAGCTACTGAAGAAATTCAAAGGGAATCCATCCATTTAAGTTAAAACTCATCCATTCCATATACATGTTTGGGATCATTGCTACATGGATTCGTCTGAAGCTTAATGGCGGGGTGTCACCCGAGAATATGGATATGGAGGAGAACTTTGGTATTAACTTGCAGAATGCTCAGCGTCTTCGTGCTATTCCAATACATGCCTGATTATGAGCTTATCAAAATGTAAGATATTACTCATTTGTCctctttgatttgcatcaaagagaaggatgataatttttttttaaagtaataataaatgaaaagagaatgaattgtgtggatgaaattaaaagaaatttaaaatgtgtggatgatattaaaagaaagtgaccATTATTCAAAattagaaatgatgcaaatcaagtgggacagaccaaaatgaaaaatgttgcATCATTTTGAATTACAATGTAAGAGTTTCTTTATCTAAATGATGCAATATGAGTATGCTAGAAGAACACTCACTAAACTATTTTTCCCTGAATGTAATAGGGAGGAGAATGTTGTTGTCTTGTACTGTCTTGGTTCTTCTTTGCCGTCTTAGCTAAGGTGGTATACTGGTATGTGTATAGAGTATATGTTCACACTTCACATATGGTcaataattaaattcaaattcatagACTTTTCAAGTTTGTCAATAACTAAACTCATAATTTTGTTTGCCGTCATAGAGAATGCTACATTTTATACAGACCATAAAACTAATTTTGATTTGATGGTTTGGAAACTTGgcgaatatattatatatttgaaaaaagCAAGGAGCCGCAATTGCACAATTGAAaagcaaaacacaccaagtagAAAAGTGAAAAATCCTAATATCAATATGATATGAGACTATAAGACCACACCCAAAACAATTAAGAGGCAATATTATTGATTGCAGAGGTTGATTACAAAGATAATTCTAACTCTAACCATGGTGTTGTGCGACAACGAAAGTAAAGAtcgaaaacaacaaaaaaataatacagattcaaacaaacaataagaaaatcacACCAAGATTTAACCGTGGTTCACTATTAATGTGATAGCTATATCTACCGGTATAGAgaataaataatttcattataaaaTCCTAGTATTAATGTGGTATTAGACTATAAAATCGCACTCAAAAACAATTAAGGGGCAATATGATTGATAGAAGAGGTTGTTGATTACAAAGATAATCCTAAGCCTAACTATGGAGTGCTAGCACAGGGATGCGCTTGATCATCGAGTCGACAGCTAGCAGCTCCAACACTTTGTCCAATTGTCTCAATTCGATAGCTTGTGATATATTGCACTTGTTGATCCATCCTTTTGTAGCCATTACACATCAATACTCTCCATCATAAAATGTTAGAACATGGAAACTagaatatttagaatatttgTAATTAGGAAAACTTACCTATTGtgtaatttcttattttaagtAACCCTAGGTAGCTTgatgtatatatacattattcatgATTATTGTAAAGTAGAGtggagattaaaaaccctagaAACTGTGTTTTTACTTgaaatcatggtatcagagcagcaACGATTTTGAATCATTTTTGCAGCTTCATCATATACCTTAAACTTACCTGTGACAGAAAATCAAGAAATCAAAAATGGAGAATGAATCCAAAACCATCATAGCACCAGATCAACCTGTAACAATGGGACAGTTATTGCAACTGTTTCAACAGTTAAACCCCAACAAACAGCCCACTAAACCTATAACCAACACCCAAACCCCCATAATATTCGAAAAATTGACAAACTAGAACTATACCAAATGGTCTAGGCTAATGCACTTAGCCATTAGTGGTCGTGGATGGCTCAAACACATCATTGCTGATCCACCAACCAAAAACGATCCAAAGTATAACCAATGGACTCGATATGACTTGATTGTCATTTCGTGGATACTGGAGAACATAGACACTGACTTGGTTAATCAATTTCTTGATTTTCCAACAGCCAAGACCTTATGGTCAGGGATTGAGACGATGTACAATAGCGGGAAAGATGGCCTACAGATCTTTGATCTTACggtcaaaacaaacaaatccaGCAAAGGAACGACCCCATTGAAACCTACTACAGCAAATTAATCACGATGTGGAAGGAAATAGACAGGAGACAACCAAACCCTATGAAAGATCCGAATGATATCATCATTTACCACCAAATTACACAACACAATAGGTTGTATCAATTTTTAGCAGGGATTGATGAATCCTTTGACAAAGATAGAAGAGACTTACTTCTTCAAGATCCTCTTCCCATAGTAGAGGAAGCTTATGCAAGCATCTAGCGAGAAGTAATGAGGCGAGACATCATGAAGAAGGAGCCCTCATCAGAGATCGAATCATCGGGCATGGGAGGAGGTTTTTTCGTCAAAGGAAAACCACACCAGAGAAAGGATGACAAAATTGACCTTCGATGCACTCACTGTGGTAGTACAAGACACACTAAGAATGAATGCTTCAAACTAGTGGACTATCTATAGTGGTGGCCGGACACGAAGAAAAAGGGGACCAAAGAATCTCAAAAAATTTTGGACATAATAACGAGCAGAGCAGCCATAGTGCTGAGCAAAAATGGAGATCTCATCAGTGAAGAAGAAAGGGAAGAAGGAGTAGCCCTAAACAGTACAATAGGTAAcaaagaaagagagagagagagaaattaTCTCCCATAAGCGGCGCATCAAAGGAGAAAGGGGGATTAGGGTTCTGTGGGAACCCATAGCATTTGGGATGGCATATTTTAAATAAAGGAgaaagaggggggggggggggggggggggtcacGTGTCCCTTAAAAAGGGTGACTTTTCTCCTCCTTGTGCTACTACTTTATCTATTTTCAGAGGTGGTTGGATCTTCTACTGTGGGGCCACAGACACCATGTCTTATGACCCTAATGACTTTGTGACTCATGATAAACCgatgaaaaatattattaaaactgCTAGTGGGGAGGAAATTAAAGTGGAAGGAGTCAGGACTATCTCATTCGCTAAAAAACTCACTTTAAAGAATTGTTTCTTTGTTCCCGATCTTTCtcataaattgttgtatgttAGTCAACTTACGAAGGATTTTTAATTGTACTGTTCTCATGAAACCTGGttgttgtattgtgcaggatgctcagacaggaCAAACAattgggcgtggtattgagAGAGATGGACTGTACTACTTGGAGGAGGAGGTTCAAAAAGGCAAAGCAGTTCTTATTCACGGGTCAAAGGAAAGATAATTATGGACTTGGCATCGTCGGCTCGGACATCCGTCTGTAGGGTATCTAGAGAAACTTTTTCCTAATTTAGCAAGGAATAAATCCGATTTTAAGTATGAAACTTGTATTCTTCTAAAAAGTCATAAACACTCATACCCTAATAGTATGAATAAAACCAATGTTCCTTTTTTGCTTATTCATTTGGATGTTTGGGGTCCTACTCCTGTAGTTTGAATGCATGGTTATTTGCATTATGTTATGTTTATTGATGACTGTACCCATATGAGTTGGATTTACTTTCTTAAGCATAAATCTGAGGTGTTTAAGGTGTTTGTTAATTTCTATAACATGATTTGTACCCAATTCCAAGCACAGCCCCATATTTTTAGAACTGATAATGGTAGCGAATATGTTAACTCTGACATGCATCAATTTCTCACCACTAAGGGCTTAATTCATCAAACCTCTTGTCCTGATACACCCCAACAAAATAGAGTAGTGGAACGGAAAAACAGAACCTTACTAGAAATGACTAGTGCTATCATGCTTGAGTCCTGTGTTCCCACTTACCTTTGGTCCGAAGCAGTTGCCACAGCAAACTATCTCACCAATCGTCTTCCCACAAAAAGTCTTAACTATTATACACCCCTAGATACTCTAAAAAATCACATCTTGTTACCttttgtgcattctttatcccCTAGAATTTTTGATTGCATTGTCTTTGTCCATTATCCCAAAAGAATGCGAAATAAGTTGGAACCCAAAGCAATTAAGTGTGTTTTTATGGGGTATAGAAGGAATCAAAAGGAGTACAGATGTTATGATCCTTAGACTCGAAGGGTATATACTACTATGGATTGTGATTTCATTGAGAATGAGTTCTACTACCACCATTCTCGATGTCAGGGGGAGAAGAAAGATGACGATTTCGGATGGCTAACTAATCCAATCTTGTCTAACTTAGACCAAAAAGAACAAGTAGGCAATGCTGCAGAACCACCTCAGCAAGTTGTTCAGTTCCCACCTCTACCAGTCCTGTCTGATCATCAGGTGAGAAATTTGGAAAGTGAACTTGAAATTGTTGataataatgatattgattCTTTAACTGAGAATGAAGTTGTAGAGGACAGTATAGAAACAGATAATCATGAATGCCAGGATAATGAGAAAGCATCATATATGCTACCACCTCGAACCACACGAGGTATCCCTCCGAAGAGGTATGATCCAGATTACGAGTCTAGACAATCAAGATATCCTGTTGAAACATCAGATGAAGGGAATATGTCACAAAGTGCCTTGGCGTTCAATGCAGCATTGTACGGCACCAAACTCCCAGATACTATTGAAGAGGCCTAGCAACTGATCATTGGCGAAAGGCAATGCAAGAAGAAATAAGTGCCCTAAAAAAGAATGGCATGTGGGAAAAATATGGTTTTCCAAGTACAAAGAAAGTCGTTGGGTGCAAATGGGTGTTCACAATCAAATACAAGGCAGATGGAAAAATTGAAAGGTACAAAGCTCGTCTTGTGGCAAAGGGGTACACCCAAACTTATGGGGTTGACTATTCAAAGACTTTCTCTCCCATAGCGAAGCTCGATACAATCTGGTTTTTGTTCAGTATAGCAGCAAATTTGGACTGGCCTCTCCATCAATTTGATGTGAAGAATGTCTTCCTCCATAGGGAGTTACAGGAAGAGGTTTACATGGAAGCACCACCAGGGTTCACTTCAGAGTTCTCAGAAAACGATGGATGTAGACTAAAGAAGGCGTTGTATGGTTTGAAACAGTCTCCTAAGGCATGGTTTGGAAGGTTTACATCTGCTATGAGAAGATTTGGGTACTGACAAAGCAACTTCGATCATACTTTGTTCCTTAAAAGAAGAGGAGGGAAAATAACATGTCTTATAatctatgttgatgacatgattATTACCGGAGATGACAAAGTAGAAATAGAGAATCTCAAAACCAAACTGATccaggaatttgaaatgaaagatcttggaaGACTTAAATATTTCTTGGGTATTGAAGTTCTTAGATTAAACAGAGGAATCTTCATATCCCAAAAGAAAATGTTTTGGACTTGCTAACTGAAACAGGGATGTTGGATTGTAAACCTATCGAGACACCAATGATGATGAATAACGGATTTCAGATGCTTGAAAGAAGGTAACTAGCAGACCTGACATCGCGTATGCAGTAGGAGTTGTCAGTCGGTTTATGCACAAACCACAGGCTCAACATATGGAAGCAGTGTTTCGAATCTTGAGATATCTTAAAGGATCCCCTGGAAAAGGAGTCTTATACCAAATGAATAGTCACCTAAACTTCATTGCTTACACAGATGCGGACTGGGCAGGTGACAGAGATGACAAAAATTCAACTTCAGGATACTTTACTCTTGTAGGAGGTAACTTAGTAACATGGAGAAGTAAGAAATAGAAAGTTGTCGCTTTATCTAGTGTAGAAGTAGAGTTCAAAGGATTTGCAAAGGGAATCACTGAGATCCTATGGCTTAGAAATTTGTTAACAAAATTTGAATTTACTCCCAAAGAGAGTGGTGAACTGTATTGTGATAATCAAGCTGCCATCAATATTTTCTGAGAATCCGGTCCAGCATGATCGGACAAAACATGTCGAAATCGACATAcatttcataaaagaaaaattggaaGCGAATGTGATCAAGCTCCCTCATGTGAAGTCTAAGAACCAGCTAGCAGATATCCTCACGAAGGCAGTAGGGACGCAATTCTTTGAAGAAGTTTTGTGCAAGTTGGGTGTCAGTAACCCTACgatccaacttgagggggagtgttagaataTGGAAATTAGAATATCTAGAATATTTGTAATTAGGGAAACTTACATTTTGCGTAATATCTTATTTTAAGTAACCCTAGGTAGCTTGATGTATATATACATTACTCACGATTATTTATAAAGTAGAGTGGAGATTAAAAACCCCCAAAACTGTGTTTTTACTCGAAATCTTAAAACTTTCATACGATGCCATTTGATTGAGCTTATGAGTCATCACATCCAACAGAATTAACTAGGAAACTTCATGTCACGTGTCATTTGAAGTTAACAAAATCTGTTGACGGAAGATTGGCATATGCTCCCCCTCTTAATTAGGAGCACAAATGATTTATAAATTTGTTCGTTTATTAATACTCACAACACTTTAAATTTTACATATTgacatatactccctcctattctactCATTAGTCTCACTTATTTTTTATCACAATTGacttatcacttttaatttgtattttattcttagtctataagttaaaacatagtcacgtaagatcttgtttgattcgtttcaatacaaagattattaatatcaattttttataatttttaattaagaataattagagatattaaatgttaaaatgttgcctcaaCAAGTGCGAAAAACTAAATGAGACTAATGGGTTGAATAGAAGGTAATACTATTTAGACCTTTAATAGTTATATTAGATTTAACaaaaaagaatataattatATCGGATATTATTAGATTtactaatatataattataataacagttaAAAATGTGCATTAGCATGGTATTTTGCTATTCTAATGCATTTACGACACATTTGGTAGGTAGTAATAAACGGTGATAAtaggaatgaaaaactagtgtaattttagttgaaaaatctcttggctactttgatggtcatgcttatcTAAGTTCAATCATctcttttttttcataaattcaaTCCAACGCATTACCATTGGGGAGAGGtaatattaggtggtaatgaaaatttgtaaataaaaaaaaacttttttgtgattaaagtttcattaccatggtaatgatatgaaacttttgatgaaattttccactataaatcattctcactGCCACCATTTTGTACCACTGACCAAATGGGCCGTTAGTATTAGTTTGGTTTGATGAAATTTCAAGAAACGAAAACAACTAATAAATACTTGTTTCTACTTGTTTGTTGGATATGGAAAGTGCAGGAATGGGTTATCATGGGGTATTTGAATACGTTACATTGTTATTATGCATCAACCAGTCGAAACAAAAACACTTTTATCtctcttaattttaaaatgttggGATCACTGCACTCTTCCGAACAACAAAACCAAAGTTTTCATCGTTTCACTAACGGTCGTTGATGAGAATGCAGTCCACAAAGTCCAAGATCATaaagttacggttcctacaacacaagctacggtccatgctttacttagccatgcaaatgtcaagcaaatggctgctaatttcgtgggattctattcaaagcaatcctttattacttgccttaaatgggaagttgaataaggCACAATTCAAGCAGCAACTTGAAGCTTTAGTGGAcggtttttttttaagaaatgcaAAGGGTTTTTTTTGGAGAAATGCAAGGGGAGTTAAAGCTCTTAATTAACTTTAATTTGCTGATTAAATAGCTAATAATAAGGggtcattattagccttaaatgcttaacattgaaaaggcttaattctagcttttgtttaatgctttattttttgattttttgtaagggggaaagttaaaaggttccttgaaggggaAGTTAAGGTTCCTtgagggaagttaaaaggttccttgaaaacttgtaacacttgcattatttttagtataaaaggaactcattgccatgcattttaagcaagtgagattgaaaataaaattctgattttctttgtgaatttctttgtgcttatTTTAagcaagtgagattgaaaataaaattctgattttctttgtgaatttctttgtgcttactttgtgttgcacgccccttttattcttattacttcgtgtttgagagtaaaagctttgagagtttaaaatacttagtgaatttttgctactcaaagaaaccatccaatctagaataagtttctaagttgcgtgggtgttctcttgtttcgttccttgttgAGGTTGTTCTTAAGCTAActcatacactctaaaacggtcccattacacttccacatcagTTGTTGTCTACCACGTCCACCGCCATGACCACCATTGTTTGCACCACTGTTCTTGATGATTCTGTAATTTCTTCAAGAATTAATCAAGATTTTCAGATTCAATCATCTCTTATCCCAACAATCCCAAATAAATTGATCAAATACTTAATTGACAACATATTCCCATTGTACAATTGTTGAAGAAAGCAGAATTAAACAAATAGAGAATCAATATATGGTATTAAAATTTAGGTAAAtataagagagagaaaaaaatatcTGGATATTTACGTGAGAGTTGAGATCAAAGGAGAAAGAATgttaaaaggacaaaaaaaacaacaaaggATATTTCGCTGTAATGAATATCGAatcaattgatttatttttttccttttactaGATATTGtatcatcttctttttctttgcttTATCGTTCTTTTGACTTTTAACAAGTTATTTTCTTGTTAGCAACAACTAAACCTGTGTAAAATTGATTTGACCCGCAAATTATTTCGAAACCCGACCGAATAAACTAGGTTGAAACCCGAAAAATGAATGAACCCAAGAAACTCATTAAAAACGGGTTGGTCGGTTCAGAGTTAGGTTTTTAAAAAGGGGTGAACTACTCTATTTGGGcccacaaacaaaaaaaaaactaatttttctttgtttaacatgtgtttatatttttgtactcttaatatttatattgtaCTCATATTATGTTTGAGTAATTTGGACATAGTTATTTTTGTATAATGCATTTTAGACTTTTTAATGTTTCcttatgttgaattattattcTTTGATTGTCTAAATATTATATTGCTATTT harbors:
- the LOC130800508 gene encoding nudix hydrolase 14, chloroplastic-like, with translation MSSESISPLVHTITVQDQPVEILTAPGITPSEFKNAIESSLFQQWLKNLQGQNGALNDGIMSLNKVLIQGVDYFGKRIGFLKFKAEIIDKETGKQVPGIVFARGPAVAVLILLECEDETYAVLTEQVRVPVGRFVLELPAGMLDDEEGDFIGTAVREVEEETGIHLNKEDTIELTAFLEPSTGRKVFPSAGGCDEEIAVFLYQTRVSKEIIQQLQGKRTGLQEHGELIKVHVVPYKQLWRATADSQVLMAIALYEMAKRDGLLPKS